From the Bacillota bacterium genome, the window GGTGCGATACTTTGCGCCTGGTCCAGTAGCTGTTTTTGCTCCAGCAGGTTCTGGATGGTAGTCGAATCCAGTAGCCGCCATATCGCCTCGGCGGTGCGCCGCTGGAAGTTGCGGATGCACTGGATGGTGGTGGTGCTGATGCTGTCCCTCACAAGGGCTTCCGACGGTTCGAAGGTTCTGTTTCCGGAGAAGGCGCGCACAATGTCGCCCACCGTGATTTGCGAGGGAGGCTTTGCCAGCTCATAACCGCCTCCGACACCGCGCAGACTGCGCACCACTCCCTCCCGTTTCAAGACCGCCAGAATCTGGTCAAGGTAGGGACCTGGAATATGCTCCGCGGCAGCAATTTCATGGCTCTGCACGGGCAAACCGACCGGTTGCTGTGCCAGGTAAAGGATGCCGCGCAGAGCGTATTCGATCTTTGCGCTAAAAAGTGGCATCGCCCGATTCCTGACTTTGTTGATAAATCAATGTAATTTTAACATGTCCTTGCGTGATTGTCAAGGTCAACCGTTACATGATATAATTCGGGCGGTGAAGGAAGGAGGTGTACAGGTTACATGGCAGGGCATTCGAAATGGCACAACATCCGCCTGCGCAAGGGCAAGCAGGATGCGGAGCGAGGTAAACTGTTCACCCGACTGGCGCGAGAGATTATTGTGGCAGCGCGAGAGGGGGGCGGAAACCCCGATGCCAACCCGCGCCTGCGCATGGCGATTCAGAAGGCGCGCGATGCCCACATGCCTCAGGAGAACATCAAGCGTGCCATCCAGCGTGGTACAGGCGAAATTGCCGGTGCCGCCTACGAAGAGGTGGTGTACGAAGGCTATGCGCCTGGCGGAGTGGCAGTCATGGTCGAGTGCCTGACCGACAACCGCAACCGCACCGTTTCTGATGTGCGCGCTGCCTTCTCGAAGTGCGGTGGCAGTCTCGGCGAGTCGGGCTGTGTCAGCTGGATGTTCAAACCGCGAGGACTCATCCGCATTCCCAGGGAGGCAGGCGACGAGGATACGGTGCTGGCAGCTGCGCTGGACGCGGGTGCGGACGATATGAGCACCGAGGAAGAGTTCTATGAGGTCTACACCGAGCCCGAAGACCTGCATCGCGTGCGTGAGGCGATAGAAAAAGCCGGACTGCCCGTCGAAAACGCGGAGATTACCATGTTACCCACCACCACGGTGCATGTGGAGGGCAAAGAGGCACAGCAGGTTCTGCGTCTGATGGACATGCTGGACGAACTGGATGACGTGCAGCAGGTGTACGCCAACTTCGACATCGCCGAAGAGGAAATAGAAAGCGCAGTACGCTAGGAGATTTCCCCAATGCCTACCCGGCGCGCGATGTGGTGTCTGCTGCTGTGGAGCGTAATTTGGATAACCTCCGCACGGGCGCAGCCGCTGGTGCTGGATGTCGTGCCGGGCTTCGACGGGGTGTGCCCCGGCGAGGGGTGCTACCCCGTCACCGTGTGGATTCAGGGCAGGCGTGCCAGCTCGACACCTGCCGTCTATGAGGTGCAGGTAACCGCCACCTCCTGGAAGGGTTCCTCCACCGCCCGAAAAGCGGTTACCCTCGCGGGAGATGCGGTGTCACAGGCGGTGGGTGTTTTATTGTGTACTCCGGATGAGCCTTACGAGATAACCGCCCGTCTTTTTCTGCGTGGGCGACTGCTGGCAGCCAGTAAGCCAGTATCCGCGAAGATGGCACAGTGGTATCCCCTGCTGGTGGGGTTGGGTACGGATAACT encodes:
- a CDS encoding Rrf2 family transcriptional regulator produces the protein MPLFSAKIEYALRGILYLAQQPVGLPVQSHEIAAAEHIPGPYLDQILAVLKREGVVRSLRGVGGGYELAKPPSQITVGDIVRAFSGNRTFEPSEALVRDSISTTTIQCIRNFQRRTAEAIWRLLDSTTIQNLLEQKQLLDQAQSIAPYL
- a CDS encoding YebC/PmpR family DNA-binding transcriptional regulator; protein product: MAGHSKWHNIRLRKGKQDAERGKLFTRLAREIIVAAREGGGNPDANPRLRMAIQKARDAHMPQENIKRAIQRGTGEIAGAAYEEVVYEGYAPGGVAVMVECLTDNRNRTVSDVRAAFSKCGGSLGESGCVSWMFKPRGLIRIPREAGDEDTVLAAALDAGADDMSTEEEFYEVYTEPEDLHRVREAIEKAGLPVENAEITMLPTTTVHVEGKEAQQVLRLMDMLDELDDVQQVYANFDIAEEEIESAVR